In Syntrophales bacterium, one genomic interval encodes:
- a CDS encoding DNA adenine methylase, which produces MKTRTVPHPIPYQGSKRNLAVDILRYFPQKVGTLYEPFAGSAAITIAAAVNRLGHRYHINDLNKPLMDLWRAIIETPEKIASQYEALWRKQLDDPRSFYDKARNDFNRTGRCDLFLYLLARCVKGSVRYNSQGEFNQSPDNRRQGMRPETMRLQILGASYYLKGKTTVTSVNYRDVLERVTPADLVYMDPPYQGVCGNRDTRYLQSVQFCEFVEALDSLNQRHSLFGQLRWSHWSQDFRQNPPGGT; this is translated from the coding sequence ATGAAGACAAGGACAGTTCCACATCCTATCCCATACCAAGGCAGCAAGAGAAATCTTGCGGTGGATATCCTTCGGTACTTCCCGCAAAAGGTCGGGACGCTGTACGAGCCATTTGCTGGTTCGGCTGCCATTACCATAGCCGCTGCAGTGAATAGACTTGGCCATCGCTACCATATCAATGATCTAAACAAGCCCCTTATGGACCTATGGCGTGCCATCATCGAAACACCAGAAAAAATTGCCTCCCAGTATGAAGCGCTGTGGAGAAAGCAATTAGATGACCCACGGTCTTTCTATGACAAAGCACGGAATGACTTCAATCGTACTGGCCGTTGTGACCTCTTCCTATACCTGCTGGCTCGTTGTGTTAAAGGCTCTGTTCGATACAATTCACAAGGCGAATTTAACCAGAGTCCAGATAACAGGCGACAGGGAATGCGACCGGAAACAATGCGCCTACAGATTCTTGGCGCTTCGTATTATTTGAAGGGGAAGACAACTGTCACGTCGGTGAACTATCGTGACGTTCTTGAAAGGGTTACACCAGCCGATCTTGTCTATATGGATCCTCCATACCAAGGGGTTTGTGGCAACAGAGACACGCGATATCTACAAAGCGTGCAGTTCTGCGAATTCGTCGAAGCGCTCGATAGTTTGAACCAAAGGCATTCGCTATTTGGTCAGCTACGATGGTCGCACTGGAGCCAAGACTTTCGGCAAAACCCTCCCGGAGGAACTTAA